In Diaphorobacter ruginosibacter, the genomic stretch TGCACGAGTGAAAAAATTTCTTCGACGCGCGGCTCGATCACGCCGGCCAGCGCCTGCTTGGAGAGCATGCGCGGGCCGCGGTCGCCCAGACCCGGCACCTCGACCTGCGCGTCCGGATCGGCCAGCAGCTGCTTGGCATAGCCGCTCTCGACCTTGATGTCCTCGGCGTCCTTGGTCGGCGTGCGCAGCGCCATCGCGATGTCGCTGGTGATGAGGTCGCCGGCGATCGGGATGACGGCCGTGTGACGGATCGCGCCGCCGGTGAAGATGGCCACGTCCGTCGTGCCCGCACCGATGTCGACCACGGCCACGCCGAGCTCGCGCTCGTCGTCGGTCAGCACGGCCTGGCTGCTGGCGAGCGGATTGAGCATGAGCTGCTCGACCTCCAGGCCGCAGCGGCGCACGCACTTGATGATGTTCTCGGCGGCGCTCTGCGCGCCGGTCACGATGTGGATCTTGGCTTCGAGACGGATGCCGCTCATGCCGATGGGCTCCTTCACGTCCTGCCCGTCGATCACGAACTCCTGCGGCTCGACCAGCAGCAGCCGCTGGTCGCTCGAGATGTTGATGGCCTTGGCGGTTTCCACCACGCGTGCGACGTCGGTGGGCGAGACCTCCTTGTCCTTCACGGCCACCATGCCGCTCGAGTTGAGGCCCCGGATGTGGCTGCCGGTGATGCCGGTGTAGACGCGCTGGATCTTGCAGTCGGCCATCAGCTCGGCCTCCTTCAGGGCCTGCTGGATGCTCTGCACGGTCGCGTCGATATTGACCACCACGCCACGCTTGAGGCCGTTGCTCGGCGCGATGCCCAGGCCCGCGAGCTTGAGGTTGCCGTCCGGCATCACCTCGGCCACGACGGCCATCACCTTGGCTGTTCCAATGTCCAGCCCGACAACCACATCTTTGTATTCTCTTGCCATAAATCCGTCCTGCCCTCAGTTGTTGCGCCCGGGTGTGCGTGTCGTTGTCGTCGTGCGCGCCGCCGCCGGCCGTGCGGTCGCCCGCGCCGCCGCAGTCCTCGCGCGTGCGGCAGCCGTCTCTGCGCTCACCGTGGTCACGCCGCGCAGGCGCAACGCATATCCATCCATCTGCCGGAGATCAGCGGTCTCCAGCGAATCCACCTTGCGGCCCTGCTGCGCAGCGACCTTCGATACCGTGCGCACGAAGCGGTCCAGCCGCTGCAGCACGTCGATCGTGCTGCCGCTGCCCATCTCGATGCTCGCGCCGCCTTCGAGCGTCATGCGCCAGCTGCCACGTCCGTTGAGCGCCAGCGTGTCGATGGCCGACCCCAGCGGCTTCACCGCGGGAGCGAGCCGGTCATACATCTGCAGCATTTCGAGCGAGCGGCCATCCGGCCCGATCAGGCGCGGCAGGCGCGAGTCCTCGTCGTCATCCGCATCCGCCTCGAAGACCTCTCCGTAGTTGTTCACCAGCGTGGGGCTGCCCTCGGCGCCCCAGAACGCGCGCGCCTGGTGCTCCTGGATCTCGACGGCAAGGCCGTTCGGGAACTCGCGGCGCACCTGCGCCTTGCGGATCCATGGAACGCCCTCGAACACCTCGCGCGCCTGCTGCAGGTTCAGCGTGTAGAAATTGCCCATCAGCTGCGGCGCCACGTTGGCGCGCAGGCTCACCGGATTGATGTGCGAGAGATCGCCATGCACCACGATGCGCCCGATGCTGAACGCCGGATTGCGCAGGAACCACCAGCCGCCGCCCACCAGCAGGCCCACGGCGCAGCACACGAACAGGATCGTGGCGATCATGTTCATGACTCTGACGTCGAGAGGTGCTGGCAGTGCGTCGTTCATTGCGCGCCGGCTCCTTGCGGTTCATTCTTCGGGGTGCCCTGGCGTGCGTCGAGCGAGGCCATCGACAGGATGCGCAGGCACAGCTCGGGGTAGTCGATGCCTTCGGCCCGTGCCGACATCGGCACCAGCGAATGGCCCGTCATGCCGGGCGATGTATTGATTTCCAGCAGGAACGGCTTGCGGTCGCTCTTGCGGATCATGATGTCCGCACGTGCCCAGCCGCGGCAGCCCAGGGTGCGGAAGGCCTCGACGACGAGGCGCTGGATCTCGCGCTCCTCCGCCTCGGGCAGGCCGCTCGGGCAGTGGTATTGCGTGACGTCGGTGAAGTACTTGTTCTGGTAGTCGTAGTTGCCTTCGGGGGCGACGATGCGGATCACGGGCAGCGCACGGGCGTCATGGCCCTGGCCCAGGATCGGGCAGGTGGTCTCGTCGCCATCGATGAACTGCTCGCACAGCACTTCCGGATCGAACTGGGATGCGAGGCGATAGGCCTGTTCGCACTGGCCGACCGACGTCACCTTGGTGAGGCCGATGGTGGAGCCTTCGCGCGCAGGCTTGACGATCATCGGAGAACCCAGGTCCTTGAAGGCCTGCGCGGTCTCGGCGGCACTGGACACGAGCTTCCAGTCGGGTGTCGGCAGGCCTTCGGCACGCCAGATCCGCTTGGTCATGATCTTGTCCATGGAGATGCTCGAAGCCATCACGCCGGGGCCGGTGTAGGGAATGCCCAGCAACTCGAGCGCGCCCTGCACCGTGCCGTCCTCGCCATGGCGACCGTGCAGCGCGATGAAGCAGCGGTCATAGCCATGCGCCTTCAGGTCGCACAAGTTGTTGAGCGACGGGTCGAACGCATGCGCATCCACGCCGCGCGATTGCAGTGCCTGCAGTACGCCACCGCCGGACATCAGCGAGACTTCCCGCTCCGCCGACGTACCCCCCATCAGCACGGCGACCTTGCCGAGGCCGCGGGCATCGATGTTCAATTGCTTGTTGTTGCTGCTCATTGCGCCTTTCCTTCCTGCGCAGACTGACCCTTGCCCGATACGATCTCGGACACCTTGGCGGGCACGGCACCGATCGAGCCCGCGCCCATGCACATCACCACGTCGCCGCTCCTGGCACCGCTCAGGATGCGCTCTGGCAGCTCGGCCACGTCGTCGATGAAGACCGGCTCCACCTTGCCCGCCACGCGCACGGCGCGCGCGAGCGCACGACCGTCGGCGGCGACGATGGGCTGCTCCCCGGCGGCGTACACCTCGGTCAGCAGCACCGCGTCGGCCTCGCCGAGTACCTTCACGAAATCCTCGAAGCAGTCGCGCGTGCGGCTGTAGCGATGCGGCTGGAACGCCATCACGAGACGCCGGCCCGGGAATGCCCCACGCGCGGCCTCCATCGTCGCGGCCATTTCGACCGGATGGTGGCCATAATCCTCGATCAGGTCGAAGGTGCCGCCATCGCTCGCCGGCAGGTCGGCGATGCGCTGGAAGCGCCGCCCCACACCGTTGAAGTGGGCAAGCCCGCGCAGCAGCGCCTCGTCGGACACGTCCACTTCGGCAGCCACCACGATGGCCGCGAGCGCATTGAGCACGTTGTGCATGCCCGCAAGATTGAGCACCACGTCGAGATCCGGGCCGGCCGCGGGGCCGCTGCGCTGCACGCGGAAATGCATCTGCGTGCCGACGGCGCGCACATCGACGGCGCGCACCTGGGCGTCCTCGCCGAAGCCATAGGTGATCACCGGGCGCGTGAGGCGCGGCAGGATGTCGCGCACCGCCGGGCTTTCCACGCACAGGATCGCCGTGCCGTAGAACGGCATGCGGTGCAGGAATTCGACGAATGCGCTCTTGAGCTTTTCGAAATCGTGCCCGTAGGTCTCCATGTGGTCCGCATCGATGTTCGTGACCACCGCCATCACCGGCAGGAGGTTCAGGAACGATGCGTCAGACTCGTCGGCCTCGACCACGATGTACTCGCCCTTGCCCAGCTTGGCGTTCGCGCCCGCGCTGTTCAATCGGCCGCCGATCACGAAGGTGGGATCGAGCCCGGCCTCGGCCAGCACGCTCGCGACCAGGCTGGTGGTCGTGGTCTTGCCGTGGGCGCCGGCAATCGCGATGCCCTGGCGCAGGCGCATGAGCTCGGCCAGCATCAGTGCACGGGGCACCACGGGAATCTTCTTCTCGCGCGCCGCCAGCACCTCGGGGTTGTCGCCCTGCACGGCCGTCGAGGTGACCACGGCATTCGCCCCCTCGATGTTCGCGGCCGCATGGCCGACATGCGTGCGGATGCCGAGCTGCTGCAGGCGGCGCAGCGTAGCGCTGTCCGACAGATCAGAGCCCGACACCATGTAGCCCAGGTTGTGCAGCACTTCGGCAATGCCGCTCATGCCCGCACCACCGAGGCCCACGAAATGGATGTGACGGATGGCGTGCTTCATCGTGCCAGTTCCTCACATGCGGTCACCACCTCGCGGGTGGCGTTGATCTTTTCCATAGCCTTGGCCTTCAGCGCCTTCTCCAGCAGCGCAGGGCGCTGCAAATTCATGATCATGTCCGCCAGTCCGCGCGGCGTGAGGTCGCGCTGCTGGACCAGCCAGCCACCGCCCGCATCGACCAGGAACCGCGCATTCGTGGTCTGGTGGTCGTCGACGGCGGCGGGAAACGGCACGTACACGGCAGCGGCACCGACCGCCGCGATCTCGGTCACGGTGCTGGCGCCCGCGCGGCAGACAATCAGGTCCGCGTCGGCAAACGCCTGCGCGGTGTCGTCGATGAACGGCGTGAGCGTGGCTTGCACGCCCGCCGTTTCGTAGTTCGTGCGCAGCGCATCGATCTGCGTCGCACCGCTCTGGTGGGTCACCTGCGGACGCTGTTGCTCGGGGATCAGGGCAAGCGCCTGCGGCACGATGTCGTTCAGCGCCCGCGCTCCCAGGCTGCCACCGACCACCAGCAGCCTGAGCGGTCCCGTGCGCCCGGCAAACCGGGTGGCGGGATCGGGCATGCGGGTGAATGCCGCGCGCAGGGGGTTGCCCACCCACTGCCCCTTCCTGAACACGTTCGGGAACGCCGTGAAGATGCGGTCGGCCACTCCCGCGAGCACCTTGTTGGCCATGCCGGCCACCGAGTTCTGCTCATGCAGCACCAGCGGCTTGCCGGCCATCACCCCCATCATCCCGCCGGGGAAGGTGACGTAGCCCCCCATGCCCACGATCACGTCGGGCTTGACGCGGCGCACCACCGACAGTGCCTGCCAGAACGCACGCAGCAGGCGCAGCGGCAGCAGGGCCAGCGTCACCAGCCCCTTGCCGCGTACGCCCGAGAAATCGATGGTCTCGAGCTGGAAACCCTTGGGCGGAACAATGCGGGACTCCATGCTGCCCGGCGTGCCGAGCCAGTGCACGCTCCAGCCGCGCGCGCGCAGTTCCTCCGCCACGGCCAGTCCCGGGAAGATGTGCCCGCCCGTGCCGCCTGCCATGATGAGCGCGGTGCGTGTCGCTGTCGTCATACGCGGCCTCCTCTCATCAGGACCTTGTTCTCGTAGTCGACGCGCAGGACCACCGCCAGCGCCACCAGGTTCATCAGCACCGCCGATCCTCCAAAGCTCATCAGCGGCAGGGTCAGCCCCTTGGTGGGCAGAGCGCCCAGGTTCACGCCCATGTTGATGAATGACTGAAAACCTATCCACATCGCGATGCCCTGCGCCACGAGTCCGGAGAACACACGGTCCAGCGCGATCGCCTGGCGGCCGATGTGCATGATGCGGCGCGTGAGCCAGAGGAAGGCGACGATCAGGATCAGCACACCCATCAGGCCGAACTCCTCGCCGATCACCGACAGCAGGAAGTCGGTGTGCGCCTCGGGCAGCCAGTGCAGCTTCTCCACGCTGCCGCCCAGGCCGACACCAAAGATCTCGCCACGGCCGATCGCGATCAGCGCGTGCGAGAGCTGATAGCCCTTGCCGAGTGCGTGCTTCTCGCTCCACGGATCGAGGTACGCGAAGATGCGCTCACGGCGCCAGTCGGAGAACCACACCATGCAGGCGAAGGCCAGCAGCAGCACGGCCGCGATCAGGAAAAACATGCGGGCGTTCACGCCACCCAGGAACAGGATGCCCATGGCGACGACGGCGATCACCATGAAGGCCCCCATGTCGGGCTCGGCCAACAGCAGCGCGCCGACCACGGCGACCGAAATGGCCATCGGCAGCACGGCGCGGAAGAAACGCTCCTTCACCTCCATCTTGCGCACCATGTAGTCGGATGCATAGATCACGACGGCCAGCTTGGCGAGCTCCGACGGCTGGAAGTTCATGAAACCCAGCGACAGCCAGCGGCGCGCGCCATTCACCACGGTACCCACGTGCGGTATCAGCACCGCGACCAGCAGCAGGATAGCGACGACGAACATCCACGGCGCATAGCGCTCCCAGAGCTTCATCGGGATCTTGAAGGTGAACCATGCGCAGAAGAAGCCGATGAGCAGCGACAGCACATGGCGCTTGACGAAGTGGTAGTGCTCGATATTGCCGAAGCGCGGGTTGTCCGGCATCGCGATCGATGCCGAGTACACCATCACCACGCCCCATGCGAGCAGGAAGATCACGACCCACAGCAGCGCCTGGTCGAATCCCACCATGCGCGCCGGCGTTGCGGCGGTCTGACGGTATTCGGTGCCGCCGATGCGCACCGGCAGCACGTCCGCCGCCTTCGCTGGAAGGCCGCCGAACAGGCCGCCAAACGGGCTGGCAAGACGTTGCCACAGGCTCGGGCGTTCCACATCGGCCGTCATGCCTGTCCTCCCAGAACCTGGCCGGCATCATCGGCCAGCGCCTGCACCGCATCGCAGAACACCCGCGCGCG encodes the following:
- a CDS encoding cell division protein FtsQ/DivIB, whose product is MNDALPAPLDVRVMNMIATILFVCCAVGLLVGGGWWFLRNPAFSIGRIVVHGDLSHINPVSLRANVAPQLMGNFYTLNLQQAREVFEGVPWIRKAQVRREFPNGLAVEIQEHQARAFWGAEGSPTLVNNYGEVFEADADDDEDSRLPRLIGPDGRSLEMLQMYDRLAPAVKPLGSAIDTLALNGRGSWRMTLEGGASIEMGSGSTIDVLQRLDRFVRTVSKVAAQQGRKVDSLETADLRQMDGYALRLRGVTTVSAETAAARARTAAARATARPAAARTTTTTRTPGRNN
- the ftsA gene encoding cell division protein FtsA, whose protein sequence is MAREYKDVVVGLDIGTAKVMAVVAEVMPDGNLKLAGLGIAPSNGLKRGVVVNIDATVQSIQQALKEAELMADCKIQRVYTGITGSHIRGLNSSGMVAVKDKEVSPTDVARVVETAKAINISSDQRLLLVEPQEFVIDGQDVKEPIGMSGIRLEAKIHIVTGAQSAAENIIKCVRRCGLEVEQLMLNPLASSQAVLTDDERELGVAVVDIGAGTTDVAIFTGGAIRHTAVIPIAGDLITSDIAMALRTPTKDAEDIKVESGYAKQLLADPDAQVEVPGLGDRGPRMLSKQALAGVIEPRVEEIFSLVQQVIRESGFEEVLSSGIVLTGGSAVMPGMVELGEDIFLKPVRRGIPKYSSALSDMIAQPRAATVMGLLEEARLARLRGFKVAAKSGSVKTAFGRFKDFIVGNF
- a CDS encoding D-alanine--D-alanine ligase, which produces MSSNNKQLNIDARGLGKVAVLMGGTSAEREVSLMSGGGVLQALQSRGVDAHAFDPSLNNLCDLKAHGYDRCFIALHGRHGEDGTVQGALELLGIPYTGPGVMASSISMDKIMTKRIWRAEGLPTPDWKLVSSAAETAQAFKDLGSPMIVKPAREGSTIGLTKVTSVGQCEQAYRLASQFDPEVLCEQFIDGDETTCPILGQGHDARALPVIRIVAPEGNYDYQNKYFTDVTQYHCPSGLPEAEEREIQRLVVEAFRTLGCRGWARADIMIRKSDRKPFLLEINTSPGMTGHSLVPMSARAEGIDYPELCLRILSMASLDARQGTPKNEPQGAGAQ
- the murG gene encoding undecaprenyldiphospho-muramoylpentapeptide beta-N-acetylglucosaminyltransferase; the protein is MTTATRTALIMAGGTGGHIFPGLAVAEELRARGWSVHWLGTPGSMESRIVPPKGFQLETIDFSGVRGKGLVTLALLPLRLLRAFWQALSVVRRVKPDVIVGMGGYVTFPGGMMGVMAGKPLVLHEQNSVAGMANKVLAGVADRIFTAFPNVFRKGQWVGNPLRAAFTRMPDPATRFAGRTGPLRLLVVGGSLGARALNDIVPQALALIPEQQRPQVTHQSGATQIDALRTNYETAGVQATLTPFIDDTAQAFADADLIVCRAGASTVTEIAAVGAAAVYVPFPAAVDDHQTTNARFLVDAGGGWLVQQRDLTPRGLADMIMNLQRPALLEKALKAKAMEKINATREVVTACEELAR
- the ftsW gene encoding putative lipid II flippase FtsW, which codes for MTADVERPSLWQRLASPFGGLFGGLPAKAADVLPVRIGGTEYRQTAATPARMVGFDQALLWVVIFLLAWGVVMVYSASIAMPDNPRFGNIEHYHFVKRHVLSLLIGFFCAWFTFKIPMKLWERYAPWMFVVAILLLVAVLIPHVGTVVNGARRWLSLGFMNFQPSELAKLAVVIYASDYMVRKMEVKERFFRAVLPMAISVAVVGALLLAEPDMGAFMVIAVVAMGILFLGGVNARMFFLIAAVLLLAFACMVWFSDWRRERIFAYLDPWSEKHALGKGYQLSHALIAIGRGEIFGVGLGGSVEKLHWLPEAHTDFLLSVIGEEFGLMGVLILIVAFLWLTRRIMHIGRQAIALDRVFSGLVAQGIAMWIGFQSFINMGVNLGALPTKGLTLPLMSFGGSAVLMNLVALAVVLRVDYENKVLMRGGRV
- the murC gene encoding UDP-N-acetylmuramate--L-alanine ligase, with protein sequence MKHAIRHIHFVGLGGAGMSGIAEVLHNLGYMVSGSDLSDSATLRRLQQLGIRTHVGHAAANIEGANAVVTSTAVQGDNPEVLAAREKKIPVVPRALMLAELMRLRQGIAIAGAHGKTTTTSLVASVLAEAGLDPTFVIGGRLNSAGANAKLGKGEYIVVEADESDASFLNLLPVMAVVTNIDADHMETYGHDFEKLKSAFVEFLHRMPFYGTAILCVESPAVRDILPRLTRPVITYGFGEDAQVRAVDVRAVGTQMHFRVQRSGPAAGPDLDVVLNLAGMHNVLNALAAIVVAAEVDVSDEALLRGLAHFNGVGRRFQRIADLPASDGGTFDLIEDYGHHPVEMAATMEAARGAFPGRRLVMAFQPHRYSRTRDCFEDFVKVLGEADAVLLTEVYAAGEQPIVAADGRALARAVRVAGKVEPVFIDDVAELPERILSGARSGDVVMCMGAGSIGAVPAKVSEIVSGKGQSAQEGKAQ